One part of the Bacillus sp. FJAT-27916 genome encodes these proteins:
- a CDS encoding IreB family regulatory phosphoprotein produces MSSFDKTMKFNFPDDSFEHDVSEVLMEVYNALNEKGYNPINQIVGYLLSGDPAYIPRHKDARNLIRKLERDEIIEELVKSYLKHHREG; encoded by the coding sequence ATGAGTTCATTTGATAAGACAATGAAATTTAATTTTCCAGATGATTCCTTCGAGCATGATGTTAGCGAGGTCCTCATGGAAGTGTACAATGCTCTGAATGAAAAAGGCTATAATCCGATCAATCAAATTGTCGGTTATTTGCTATCGGGAGACCCGGCTTATATTCCGCGCCATAAAGATGCGCGTAATCTCATTCGCAAGCTTGAGCGTGATGAGATTATTGAAGAATTAGTTAAATCGTATTTAAAGCATCATCGTGAGGGATAA